In Blautia sp. SC05B48, a single genomic region encodes these proteins:
- a CDS encoding DUF1540 domain-containing protein gives MTNLKCSAHNCYYNKNSLCSRGAINVEGADARYADDTACESFRAQEEGSVKNAADPCYGCETVNIDCKAHNCTYNEHCKCTAASINVSGANAHRCCDTKCDTFHCEC, from the coding sequence ATGACAAATCTTAAATGTTCCGCACACAACTGCTACTATAACAAAAATTCTCTCTGTTCCCGGGGAGCCATCAATGTTGAAGGAGCAGATGCACGTTATGCAGATGATACCGCCTGTGAAAGCTTTCGTGCTCAGGAAGAAGGTTCTGTAAAAAATGCCGCAGATCCCTGCTATGGGTGTGAGACCGTTAACATCGACTGCAAAGCACACAACTGTACCTACAATGAGCACTGCAAATGCACCGCAGCTTCCATCAATGTATCCGGTGCCAATGCTCATCGCTGCTGTGATACAAAATGTGATACTTTTCACTGCGAATGCTGA
- the ftsZ gene encoding cell division protein FtsZ, whose translation MTNEAESSAKIIVIGVGGAGNNAVNRMVEEAIGGVEFVGVNTDKQALTLCKAPTVLQIGEKITKGLGAGAQPEVGQKAAEESIEEVKKIIEGADMVFVTCGMGGGTGTGAAPVIAGAAKEMGILTVGVVTKPFRFEAKTRMNNALAGIENLKKAVDTLIVIPNDKLLEIVDRRTTMPEALRKADEVLQQAVQGITDLINLPALINLDFADVQTVMTDKGIAHIGIGEARGDDKAMEAVQQAVSSPLLETTIKGATHVIINISGDISLMDANDAASYVQELTGEEANIIFGAMYDDSVADYARITVIATGLTDNNLQNTPFGNRASNSVFGNTKKTSQSQPGGMNLNMPSFSLPTMNSTQFGTKAPTSTVQKKDIQIPDFLKNR comes from the coding sequence ATGACGAATGAGGCTGAGTCTTCTGCGAAAATTATTGTAATTGGAGTAGGTGGCGCAGGTAATAATGCGGTAAACAGAATGGTGGAAGAGGCCATTGGCGGAGTTGAGTTTGTAGGTGTTAATACCGATAAACAGGCTCTGACACTGTGTAAAGCTCCGACTGTACTTCAGATTGGTGAGAAAATTACGAAAGGTCTCGGCGCCGGCGCACAGCCGGAGGTTGGACAGAAGGCAGCTGAGGAGAGCATTGAGGAAGTTAAGAAGATCATCGAGGGAGCGGACATGGTTTTCGTTACCTGTGGTATGGGAGGCGGAACCGGAACCGGAGCTGCTCCTGTGATTGCCGGTGCGGCAAAAGAGATGGGTATCCTGACTGTCGGTGTTGTTACCAAGCCTTTCCGTTTTGAAGCAAAGACCCGTATGAACAATGCACTTGCGGGAATCGAGAATCTGAAGAAAGCAGTTGACACTTTGATTGTCATCCCCAATGACAAGTTACTTGAGATCGTTGACAGAAGAACAACCATGCCGGAAGCACTGCGTAAGGCTGATGAAGTTCTTCAGCAGGCAGTACAGGGTATCACAGACCTGATCAATCTGCCGGCTCTTATCAACCTTGACTTTGCAGATGTGCAGACAGTCATGACAGACAAGGGAATCGCTCACATCGGTATCGGTGAGGCAAGAGGCGATGACAAGGCTATGGAGGCTGTACAGCAGGCGGTATCTTCTCCGCTTCTTGAGACAACCATCAAGGGCGCTACTCATGTGATCATCAACATTTCCGGAGATATTTCTCTTATGGATGCCAACGATGCTGCAAGCTATGTACAGGAGCTTACAGGTGAGGAGGCAAACATCATCTTTGGTGCTATGTATGATGATTCTGTTGCAGATTATGCAAGAATTACAGTTATTGCTACAGGTCTTACAGACAATAACCTTCAGAACACACCATTTGGAAACAGAGCTTCCAATTCTGTATTTGGAAACACCAAAAAAACAAGCCAGTCACAGCCAGGTGGTATGAACCTTAACATGCCAAGCTTCAGCCTGCCGACTATGAATTCCACACAGTTTGGAACAAAGGCTCCTACAAGCACTGTTCAGAAAAAGGACATCCAGATCCCGGATTTTCTTAAGAACAGATAA
- a CDS encoding cell division protein FtsQ/DivIB, whose protein sequence is MKTSKKKSLKAVGVLLVLLLAGIIFFFTYYQVDEVQVMGSSHYSEKQIRKMVLRGPLASNSVFAPLLYTKQNTKDVPFVEGYTVTRLNRHTICVSVKEKDIVGCIPYLDSYIYFDRNGIFVEGSTERDEKIPFFDGIKVKKVIQNEKLPIKDETVMNTAVALSTIFAKNDKVPDHIEFEDDGQISLVYGDITVKLGKDEYLEDKMTRVLAILPMISGKKGILHAENVNDNSKNITLEQEQDESQTSAENWTGGYDEEGNYTGEGEYDENGNYVGPKPQTDLEYAQENWVGGYDEEGDYTGSGEYDANMTYVGEAPTEETMAEKGNWKGGYREDGGYDGVSEYDRDGNYVGTLEDYQASAESSGDGTDSEDPDAQSTDTEDPENEEDSSDSSLDSIGKEADYSSDLGDGSEDYDENTYSDYSDEYDYE, encoded by the coding sequence ATGAAAACATCAAAAAAAAAGTCACTGAAAGCAGTTGGCGTACTTCTTGTCCTGCTGCTGGCAGGAATTATTTTCTTTTTTACGTATTATCAGGTAGATGAAGTGCAGGTGATGGGCAGCAGCCATTATTCTGAAAAACAGATCAGGAAGATGGTACTCAGGGGACCGCTGGCATCCAATTCTGTTTTTGCACCGCTTCTTTATACTAAGCAGAACACAAAAGATGTTCCTTTTGTAGAAGGTTATACCGTAACAAGGCTGAACCGGCACACCATCTGTGTCAGTGTGAAGGAGAAGGATATCGTTGGTTGTATCCCTTATCTGGACAGTTATATTTATTTTGACAGAAACGGTATTTTTGTGGAAGGATCCACGGAACGTGACGAAAAAATCCCGTTTTTTGACGGGATCAAAGTCAAAAAAGTGATCCAGAACGAGAAACTCCCCATCAAGGATGAAACAGTGATGAACACGGCAGTTGCTCTTTCTACTATTTTTGCAAAAAATGATAAGGTTCCGGATCACATTGAATTTGAAGATGACGGACAGATCAGTCTTGTTTACGGGGATATCACGGTTAAACTTGGAAAGGATGAATATCTGGAAGACAAAATGACCAGAGTTCTGGCTATCCTTCCGATGATTTCCGGAAAAAAAGGAATTCTCCATGCAGAAAATGTAAATGATAATTCCAAGAACATTACCCTGGAGCAGGAACAGGATGAGAGCCAGACTTCCGCAGAAAACTGGACCGGTGGCTATGATGAGGAGGGAAATTATACCGGAGAAGGCGAATATGACGAAAATGGTAACTATGTAGGACCGAAACCGCAGACGGATCTGGAGTATGCGCAGGAAAACTGGGTGGGTGGTTATGATGAAGAGGGAGATTACACAGGCAGTGGTGAGTACGATGCCAACATGACCTATGTAGGCGAAGCCCCCACAGAAGAAACCATGGCAGAAAAAGGAAACTGGAAGGGCGGTTACCGGGAAGACGGCGGCTATGACGGAGTCAGTGAATATGACCGTGATGGCAATTACGTAGGCACTCTGGAGGATTATCAGGCCTCGGCAGAAAGCTCCGGAGACGGAACAGATTCCGAAGATCCAGATGCTCAGAGTACGGATACCGAAGATCCGGAAAATGAAGAAGATTCTTCAGACAGCAGCCTGGACAGCATCGGGAAAGAGGCTGATTACAGCAGTGATCTGGGAGACGGGTCTGAGGATTATGATGAAAATACGTACAGCGATTACAGTGATGAGTACGATTATGAGTAA
- the murA gene encoding UDP-N-acetylglucosamine 1-carboxyvinyltransferase has protein sequence MEYLNEIDEIIVTGGRPLHGSVRIQGSKNAALPVMAAALLSTGTSVLRGCPRISDVYLMEKILKYLGAETWWEGQDLYLDCSHADGTMIPECYSGKMRSSVILMGAMLGRSKKAQTGYPGGCVIGKRPVDLHIQVLRRLGAAVVENSGMIRASCGKLRGAEMFFQKRSVGATEQGILAAVLAEGKTVLNGCACEPEIYWLCHYLTGMGAKIRIREKGCICIEGVEKLEAGDDCIPPDRIVAGTYLMAAAATRGEIILENPPLEEMGGILDVYRKMGGQCRRVGGKLIVNGKNTGFPLELLETEVYPGFPTDLQSPAMAVLATIPGVSRIREKIFEDRYKTASWLCKMGAQIQIRDGVAVIYGGQPLTGCTVEAEELRGGAALVIAALAAQGITRIRGCCFIERGYEHICEDLTALGGLLIKDRGTL, from the coding sequence GTGGAATACTTGAATGAGATCGATGAGATCATCGTGACCGGAGGCAGGCCGCTGCATGGAAGCGTCCGGATCCAGGGGTCAAAAAATGCGGCACTTCCGGTTATGGCAGCAGCACTCTTAAGCACCGGGACCAGTGTACTGCGGGGATGCCCGAGAATCAGTGATGTATATTTGATGGAAAAGATCCTGAAATATCTGGGGGCAGAAACCTGGTGGGAAGGTCAAGATCTTTATCTGGACTGTAGCCATGCGGACGGCACCATGATACCGGAGTGTTATTCCGGAAAAATGCGTTCTTCCGTGATCTTAATGGGAGCAATGCTGGGGCGGAGCAAAAAGGCACAGACAGGATATCCCGGAGGCTGTGTGATCGGAAAGCGGCCGGTGGATCTTCATATCCAGGTTTTGCGCCGCCTTGGGGCAGCTGTGGTGGAAAACAGCGGGATGATCCGGGCATCCTGTGGAAAACTCCGAGGTGCAGAGATGTTTTTTCAAAAAAGAAGTGTAGGCGCTACAGAACAGGGCATTCTGGCAGCGGTTCTTGCAGAGGGGAAAACAGTTCTTAACGGCTGTGCCTGTGAACCGGAAATTTATTGGCTTTGCCATTATCTTACCGGAATGGGGGCAAAGATCCGGATTCGTGAAAAAGGCTGTATCTGTATTGAAGGAGTGGAGAAGCTTGAAGCCGGCGATGACTGCATTCCACCAGACCGTATTGTCGCCGGAACCTATCTTATGGCAGCGGCGGCAACCAGAGGAGAGATCATCCTGGAAAATCCGCCTCTGGAGGAAATGGGTGGAATCCTGGATGTATATCGGAAAATGGGTGGACAATGCCGCCGGGTAGGTGGTAAACTAATAGTCAACGGAAAAAATACAGGTTTTCCCCTGGAGCTTCTGGAAACAGAAGTTTATCCGGGATTTCCTACAGACCTGCAGTCTCCTGCGATGGCGGTACTGGCCACGATCCCGGGAGTGAGCAGGATCCGCGAGAAGATTTTTGAAGACAGATATAAAACAGCTTCATGGCTCTGTAAAATGGGAGCACAGATTCAGATCCGAGATGGAGTTGCTGTGATATACGGAGGGCAGCCTCTGACCGGTTGTACTGTGGAAGCAGAGGAGCTTCGCGGTGGTGCGGCACTTGTGATCGCAGCACTTGCCGCACAGGGGATTACCAGGATTCGGGGCTGTTGTTTCATAGAAAGAGGCTATGAACATATCTGTGAGGATCTGACCGCACTGGGCGGTCTGCTGATAAAGGACAGAGGAACTTTATGA
- a CDS encoding FtsW/RodA/SpoVE family cell cycle protein has protein sequence MKAGQKQTGKTDTVLWALVLILVVLGLGALFSASEYNGRVRFHDSAYYFKKQLFATALGLLVMYLASRVDYRLFVKLAPAAYIFSLFLSAAVLLFGQEINGSKRWLNLGPLSFQPSEFSKMAVILFLVWQISNTKSKTTGFWFICRTMMTLLPVAGLVGSNNLSTAVIILGIGVLLIFVANPRYLQFLALGGAGTGFIAVFLAAESYRLERLAIWRDPEKYEKGFQTIQGLYAIGSGGIFGKGFGNSLQKLGFVPEAQNDMIFSIVCEETGILGAFLTLFLFGILIWRLCILALNCRDLQGTLLCAGIMAHMAIQVVLNVAVVTNTIPNTGITLPFVSYGGTSVVFLLGEMGLALSVSSHRHGRIT, from the coding sequence ATGAAGGCAGGACAGAAACAGACCGGAAAGACAGATACCGTTCTCTGGGCACTGGTTCTGATTCTGGTGGTATTGGGACTCGGGGCGCTTTTTTCGGCAAGTGAATATAATGGCAGAGTACGTTTCCACGACTCTGCCTATTATTTTAAAAAGCAGCTCTTTGCCACGGCACTGGGGCTGCTTGTTATGTATCTGGCATCACGGGTAGATTACCGGCTGTTTGTAAAGCTGGCGCCGGCTGCCTATATTTTTTCACTGTTTCTGTCTGCTGCAGTCCTGCTTTTCGGACAGGAGATCAATGGGTCGAAGAGGTGGCTGAACCTGGGGCCGCTTTCCTTTCAGCCGTCGGAGTTTTCCAAGATGGCAGTGATATTGTTCCTGGTGTGGCAGATCAGCAATACAAAAAGCAAAACAACCGGATTCTGGTTTATCTGCAGGACTATGATGACTTTGCTTCCGGTAGCAGGTCTGGTGGGCTCCAATAACTTAAGCACAGCGGTGATCATTCTAGGAATCGGTGTGCTGCTGATCTTTGTGGCCAATCCCAGATATCTGCAGTTTCTCGCGCTTGGAGGTGCGGGGACAGGATTTATTGCGGTTTTTCTTGCTGCGGAGAGTTATCGTCTGGAACGCCTGGCAATCTGGCGGGATCCGGAAAAATATGAAAAAGGATTTCAGACCATACAGGGCCTGTATGCAATCGGAAGCGGAGGGATCTTTGGCAAGGGGTTCGGGAACAGTCTGCAGAAGCTGGGATTTGTCCCGGAAGCCCAGAATGATATGATATTTTCTATTGTGTGTGAGGAAACGGGGATACTGGGAGCCTTTCTGACACTTTTTCTGTTTGGTATCCTGATCTGGAGGCTCTGTATTCTGGCATTAAACTGCCGGGATCTGCAGGGAACGTTGCTGTGTGCCGGGATCATGGCACATATGGCGATCCAGGTAGTCCTGAATGTTGCAGTAGTAACGAATACGATTCCCAACACCGGGATCACTCTGCCCTTTGTAAGCTATGGCGGAACTTCTGTTGTTTTTCTTCTGGGGGAAATGGGGCTGGCCTTAAGTGTCAGCAGTCACAGACATGGAAGGATCACATAG